From one Caldithrix abyssi DSM 13497 genomic stretch:
- the metG gene encoding methionine--tRNA ligase, protein MVLKKRILVTSALPYANGPIHLGHLAGAYLPADIFVRFHRLKGSDVIYICGSDEHGVPIMLRARAEGVSPQDVVDRYHELNKKSFARFGMSFDYYGRTSSPVHHQTSQDFFRVLAEKEVFVLKSEKQLYDPEAKMFLADRFVIGTCPSCGFENAYGDQCEKCGKSLSPAELINPRSAITNAKPELKETTHWYLPLARFQKTLEEWIAKHDDWKANVLGQIKSWFTEGLSDRAVTRDLPWGVPVPQDVAKKYGVDATGKVLYVWFDAPIGYISATKEWAVQKGNPELWKTYWQDEKTRLVHFIGKDNIVFHCLIFPAMLMAHGDFVLPDNVPANEFLNLEGNKLSTSRNYAVWLEDYLQKFEPDSLRYVLASILPENRDADFSWKDFQARHNNELADIFGNFVNRTLSFAHRYFEGKVPPLHQLDDLDKELLSRLEEAPERLGELIDSFQFKAYVREFMDLARFANKYFNDKEPWSTRKTDKAACATTINLCLQTVSVLSVLSEPLLPFTARKIWKILNMGQEHQWDEINKNRLPEGHLLNKPEILFKKIEDEVIEAEIKKLQAALENNAQMVPEEKIDYQTFQKVKLRVAKILEAEAIPKSKKLLKLQVDLGDEKRQIVAGIAEHYRPEALIGKKVIVVANLQPAKLFGVESNGMLLAASADGKLSLITVMDDDLPAGSTVS, encoded by the coding sequence ATGGTTTTGAAAAAACGAATATTAGTAACCAGCGCTTTACCGTATGCTAACGGGCCGATTCATCTGGGACATTTAGCCGGCGCTTATTTACCGGCCGATATTTTTGTGCGTTTTCACCGCTTAAAAGGTTCGGATGTCATTTACATCTGTGGATCGGATGAGCACGGCGTACCGATTATGCTGCGCGCCCGGGCCGAGGGCGTCTCCCCGCAGGACGTAGTAGATCGCTACCATGAATTGAATAAAAAGAGCTTTGCCCGCTTCGGCATGAGCTTTGATTACTATGGCCGCACCTCTTCGCCAGTGCACCATCAGACCAGCCAGGATTTTTTCCGCGTTCTGGCCGAAAAAGAAGTCTTTGTGCTAAAAAGCGAAAAACAACTGTACGATCCGGAAGCTAAAATGTTTTTAGCCGATCGTTTTGTAATCGGCACCTGTCCTTCCTGTGGTTTTGAAAACGCTTACGGCGATCAGTGCGAAAAATGCGGAAAGTCATTGAGTCCAGCGGAGTTGATTAATCCCCGCTCGGCCATTACCAATGCCAAACCAGAACTTAAAGAAACCACGCACTGGTATTTGCCGCTGGCCAGATTTCAGAAGACACTTGAAGAATGGATTGCAAAACATGACGATTGGAAGGCAAATGTGCTAGGACAAATTAAGAGCTGGTTCACGGAAGGACTTTCCGATCGGGCAGTGACGCGCGATCTGCCGTGGGGCGTTCCCGTTCCGCAGGATGTCGCTAAAAAATACGGCGTGGACGCGACCGGTAAAGTGCTTTACGTGTGGTTCGATGCGCCCATTGGTTACATTTCTGCAACCAAAGAGTGGGCCGTTCAAAAAGGTAATCCAGAGTTGTGGAAAACATACTGGCAAGATGAGAAAACGCGCCTGGTACACTTTATCGGCAAAGACAATATCGTTTTTCACTGCTTGATCTTTCCGGCCATGTTGATGGCTCACGGCGATTTTGTTTTGCCGGATAATGTGCCGGCCAACGAATTTTTAAATCTGGAAGGCAATAAACTCTCCACCAGTCGTAACTACGCTGTTTGGCTGGAGGATTATCTGCAAAAGTTCGAACCCGATTCTTTACGCTACGTGTTGGCCAGCATTTTGCCCGAAAACCGCGACGCAGATTTTTCATGGAAAGATTTTCAGGCGCGGCACAATAACGAGCTGGCCGATATTTTTGGCAACTTTGTGAACCGCACCCTAAGCTTTGCCCATCGCTATTTTGAGGGCAAAGTTCCTCCGTTGCACCAGCTGGACGATCTGGATAAAGAATTGCTTAGTCGATTAGAAGAAGCTCCGGAACGGCTGGGCGAGCTGATTGACTCGTTCCAATTTAAAGCCTATGTGCGCGAATTTATGGATCTGGCGCGTTTTGCCAACAAATATTTTAACGACAAAGAACCGTGGAGCACACGCAAAACCGACAAAGCAGCGTGCGCCACAACCATAAATCTTTGTCTGCAAACCGTTTCAGTCCTGTCGGTTTTAAGCGAACCACTGCTGCCCTTTACGGCGCGCAAAATCTGGAAAATTTTAAACATGGGCCAGGAACATCAATGGGATGAAATCAATAAAAACCGCCTACCGGAAGGCCATCTTTTGAACAAACCCGAAATTTTATTCAAAAAAATTGAAGATGAGGTCATAGAGGCCGAAATTAAAAAACTGCAGGCGGCGCTGGAAAACAATGCGCAAATGGTACCCGAAGAAAAAATCGACTACCAGACCTTTCAAAAGGTAAAATTACGGGTGGCCAAAATTCTGGAGGCAGAGGCTATTCCCAAATCCAAAAAACTGTTGAAATTGCAGGTGGACCTGGGCGACGAAAAAAGACAAATCGTGGCGGGCATTGCGGAACATTACAGGCCGGAAGCGTTAATCGGCAAAAAAGTGATTGTGGTGGCTAATTTGCAACCGGCTAAACTCTTTGGCGTTGAATCTAACGGTATGTTGCTGGCGGCTTCGGCGGACGGAAAACTATCGCTGATTACGGTAATGGATGACGACCTGCCTGCGGGCAGCACGGTTAGCTAA